The proteins below come from a single Natrinema sp. SYSU A 869 genomic window:
- a CDS encoding thermonuclease family protein, giving the protein MVSFRATGESGIDRRSFVSLLGTTTGALALSRSSDAVTTVDSASGDGLKSLSFYSTASQVTSAGGPLTDEDHVVAWASEDADVTITDGGTDEADVVSYEDERIPLITQDGTVMGIGSAGFLSDERGGFDAGNEEFVLNAWDELLGPDSTVLWDESHEQYWDLSSHDTFRRYAEDNGYELRALEEFATDGTTLQFYSTASQVAPDDDVLTEEHLAADDDLEVLAWAESTATNGDQTGSDAVEYGDDERIPLVTRDDQVVGFGAPLVEDDSDHDENSAFVRSIWDAVIDGETVYWDESHDQYYDLGQFETFVADAESDGYTVTATDDLPAVLEGASDGADGSTETDADAVVITTPAAAFTDDELSALESFVVDGGAVLLHDQADYGGHDETGNLDEVAERLDLGFRFNADQVEDDASGWDSHVFTTTAFDETYLEDESGSVGLADADGLVITTPQWAFDDSELAALESFVADGGALFLFDQSDFGGNDRTGNLNEIADRLDLAFHFNGGQVEDEVQNAGPVYEPVATDFSPAFDYFEDRDGIGIGFERDGEYYGRVTRVFDGDTVEVEFDTEYGYRETIRNVGVDTAETPPTETSPREWFGIPNDATDHLHDWGERASDFALERLAPDGAAVDEADLEGRHVKITFDEAEPIRGNYGRLLGYLHYDPDDFTADFDAGSFSVNYNRQIVADGYARVYSSGFAAHDEFAALEEDTLAAGRGVWSASDFDTLTEIRNEPVEDLFVPSARSIHSAQGRNGGRLRDDQVAVSAAPSAEQRLEGDGVGYDGDIPLVGVDDRRRVALVGGPVIDETYEESEGFGADTSGYGNFPFLTNLIDHLSETDGDVILAGSQGQFNAEGSLSLEDCKYYLRYLEGVDVRLRQVNDLERTLPDESEPPRAVLLSAPARELEFGELLALREYRNEGGAVVLLGSAAAPADHTRNLNRLAARLDTDLRFNEDQIVDAERNLANDPTVLETAAFDDSFPLFDVYDPSDRTDEDDEVDEADEAPENSDHARGHRGNSDHAPGHRGHGPGNSGNASGHNGDSPGNSGNAPGHRGGGPGNSGNAPGR; this is encoded by the coding sequence ATGGTCTCGTTTCGAGCCACCGGTGAGAGCGGAATCGATCGTCGATCGTTTGTCTCGTTGCTCGGTACGACAACGGGTGCGCTCGCGTTGTCCCGATCGTCCGACGCGGTCACGACAGTCGACTCGGCGTCCGGCGACGGCCTCAAGTCCCTCTCGTTTTACTCGACGGCGTCACAGGTGACCTCGGCGGGCGGCCCGCTGACGGATGAGGATCACGTCGTCGCGTGGGCCTCCGAGGACGCGGATGTGACGATCACGGACGGCGGAACGGACGAAGCCGACGTCGTCTCCTACGAGGACGAGCGGATCCCGCTGATCACGCAGGACGGGACCGTGATGGGGATTGGCAGCGCCGGCTTTCTCAGCGACGAGCGCGGCGGGTTCGACGCCGGCAACGAGGAGTTCGTGCTGAATGCCTGGGACGAACTGCTGGGGCCTGACAGTACGGTGCTGTGGGACGAGAGCCACGAGCAGTACTGGGACCTCTCGAGTCACGATACCTTCCGTCGCTACGCCGAAGACAATGGCTACGAGCTGCGAGCGCTCGAGGAGTTCGCAACCGACGGGACGACCCTCCAGTTCTATTCGACGGCGAGTCAGGTGGCACCCGATGACGACGTGCTCACTGAGGAGCACCTCGCCGCGGACGACGACCTCGAGGTCCTCGCGTGGGCGGAATCGACGGCGACGAACGGCGATCAGACCGGGTCCGACGCCGTCGAGTACGGCGACGACGAGCGGATTCCGTTGGTCACCCGCGACGATCAGGTGGTCGGGTTCGGTGCGCCACTCGTCGAGGACGACAGCGATCACGACGAGAACAGTGCCTTCGTCCGGAGCATCTGGGACGCAGTGATCGACGGCGAGACCGTCTACTGGGACGAGAGTCACGACCAGTACTACGATCTCGGCCAGTTCGAGACGTTCGTCGCCGACGCCGAGAGCGACGGGTACACCGTTACCGCCACTGACGACCTGCCAGCGGTACTCGAGGGCGCGAGCGACGGTGCGGACGGGAGCACCGAGACCGACGCCGATGCGGTTGTGATCACGACGCCCGCAGCGGCGTTTACCGACGATGAACTCTCGGCCCTCGAGTCCTTCGTCGTGGACGGCGGGGCTGTGTTGCTCCACGATCAGGCCGATTACGGCGGCCACGACGAGACGGGGAATCTCGACGAAGTCGCCGAGCGGCTCGACCTCGGCTTCCGATTCAACGCGGATCAGGTCGAAGACGACGCGTCGGGCTGGGACAGCCACGTGTTCACGACGACGGCCTTCGATGAGACGTATCTCGAAGATGAGTCGGGCTCGGTCGGGTTGGCGGACGCCGACGGACTCGTCATCACGACGCCCCAGTGGGCGTTTGACGACTCGGAACTCGCGGCCCTCGAGTCGTTCGTCGCGGACGGTGGGGCCCTCTTCCTGTTCGATCAGTCGGACTTCGGCGGAAACGATCGAACGGGGAATCTGAACGAGATTGCCGACCGACTCGATCTCGCCTTCCACTTTAACGGCGGACAGGTCGAAGACGAGGTCCAGAACGCTGGACCCGTCTACGAGCCGGTTGCGACGGATTTCTCGCCCGCATTCGACTACTTCGAAGATCGAGACGGTATCGGCATCGGGTTCGAACGTGACGGGGAGTATTACGGCCGGGTCACTCGCGTGTTCGACGGCGACACCGTCGAGGTCGAGTTCGACACCGAGTACGGCTACCGCGAGACCATCCGTAACGTCGGCGTGGACACCGCAGAGACACCGCCGACGGAGACCAGTCCCAGGGAGTGGTTTGGAATTCCCAACGACGCGACCGATCACCTCCACGACTGGGGCGAGCGCGCGTCTGACTTCGCCCTCGAGCGGCTGGCACCCGATGGCGCGGCGGTCGACGAGGCCGATCTCGAGGGCCGCCATGTCAAGATCACCTTCGACGAGGCGGAACCGATACGCGGGAACTACGGGCGACTGCTTGGCTACCTCCACTATGATCCCGACGACTTCACAGCCGACTTCGATGCCGGCTCGTTCTCGGTGAACTACAATCGACAGATCGTTGCGGACGGGTACGCCCGCGTCTATTCGTCGGGCTTTGCGGCCCACGACGAGTTCGCGGCACTCGAGGAGGACACCCTCGCGGCGGGCCGGGGCGTCTGGTCGGCGTCCGACTTCGACACGCTCACCGAGATTCGAAACGAGCCCGTCGAGGACCTGTTCGTCCCGTCGGCCCGGAGTATTCACAGCGCTCAGGGCCGGAACGGCGGTCGCCTTCGGGACGATCAGGTGGCCGTGTCGGCGGCCCCGAGCGCCGAGCAGCGTCTCGAGGGCGATGGCGTCGGGTACGACGGCGATATTCCGTTGGTTGGCGTCGATGACCGCCGACGGGTCGCGCTCGTCGGCGGGCCGGTGATCGACGAGACATACGAAGAGAGCGAGGGCTTCGGTGCGGACACGAGCGGGTACGGCAACTTCCCGTTCCTGACGAACCTGATCGATCACCTCTCAGAGACCGATGGCGACGTGATACTCGCTGGTAGCCAGGGCCAGTTTAACGCCGAGGGCTCGCTCTCCCTCGAGGACTGCAAGTACTACCTCCGCTACCTCGAGGGGGTCGACGTGCGGCTCCGCCAGGTAAACGATCTGGAACGGACGCTGCCCGATGAGTCGGAGCCGCCGCGTGCCGTCTTGCTCTCTGCACCCGCGCGCGAACTCGAGTTCGGGGAACTCCTCGCGTTGCGCGAGTATCGGAACGAGGGCGGCGCGGTCGTCCTGCTCGGCAGCGCGGCGGCCCCGGCCGACCACACGCGGAATCTGAATCGGCTCGCCGCCCGGCTCGATACGGATCTCCGGTTCAACGAGGATCAGATCGTCGACGCGGAACGGAACCTCGCCAACGATCCCACGGTCCTCGAGACGGCGGCGTTCGACGACTCGTTCCCGCTGTTTGACGTCTACGATCCGTCGGACCGCACGGACGAAGACGACGAGGTGGACGAGGCCGACGAAGCACCCGAAAACAGCGACCACGCGCGGGGCCACCGCGGAAATAGCGATCACGCACCAGGTCACCGCGGACACGGTCCCGGAAACAGTGGCAACGCATCGGGACACAACGGCGACTCACCGGGCAATAGCGGAAACGCACCGGGACATCGCGGTGGCGGGCCGGGCAATAGCGGAAACGCGCCCGGCCGCTAA
- a CDS encoding HalOD1 output domain-containing protein produces the protein MQTTQSLSLKIVEKIAEREGVQPEELSPPIHYAINTDALDSLYQASDSEKSPSKVEFVYKGYTVTVDSTGNVDIEKCEATFDPDKMAV, from the coding sequence ATGCAAACGACTCAATCACTCAGTCTGAAGATTGTAGAAAAGATCGCCGAACGTGAAGGTGTGCAACCGGAAGAACTCAGCCCACCGATCCACTACGCGATCAACACGGACGCACTTGACTCACTCTATCAAGCAAGTGACTCTGAGAAGAGTCCTTCCAAAGTCGAATTCGTCTACAAGGGTTACACAGTGACTGTCGATAGCACAGGAAATGTGGACATCGAAAAATGCGAAGCGACCTTCGATCCCGATAAAATGGCAGTGTGA
- a CDS encoding winged helix-turn-helix domain-containing protein — protein MTQADDRILETLADSDLILSPRVLSANIDYSRHYLSTRLGMLRDARLVDRVDEGLYQITDRGRAYLKGELDANDLKQNE, from the coding sequence ATGACACAAGCCGATGATCGTATCCTCGAGACCCTCGCGGATAGCGATCTAATTCTCTCACCTCGTGTACTATCGGCTAATATAGACTATTCGCGGCACTATCTAAGTACACGACTCGGTATGCTTCGTGACGCTAGACTCGTTGACCGTGTCGACGAAGGACTTTATCAAATCACTGACCGAGGACGAGCGTATCTCAAAGGCGAACTTGACGCGAACGACCTCAAACAGAACGAATAG
- a CDS encoding glutamate-cysteine ligase family protein — protein sequence MNTSLEVEYWVVDDDGDLVAPNTLLDISEQVDPEFVEPMLEIKTTPCGSMAELREELVSRISRVVDAAREQDKRLVPLATPLSASPDEIPYREKTSTDLQRRIVGPAFDDARVCAGTHVHFEQSNVADQLNALTAVDPAFALVNSSAHYRGERILECARPFLYRRSCYETCPEQGQLRPYVDSVDEWERRLEDAYDGFRERALERGVDPDAFDDKFDPYEAAWNPVRLRTAMPTVEWRSPDTALPSQVLRLADEVRSIVTRADAHGTVVDGSERPSESDAIIDSNAATADPLHLPAFDTVESITDAAIHDGLENQAVQRYLRGLGFTPPAYDPLADRVTDSWLTKRRAKRLRLRAADRLEADLERRRVRA from the coding sequence ATGAACACCAGCCTCGAGGTGGAGTACTGGGTCGTCGATGACGACGGCGACCTGGTCGCACCCAATACACTGCTCGACATCTCGGAGCAGGTCGATCCCGAGTTCGTCGAGCCGATGCTCGAGATCAAAACAACCCCGTGTGGATCGATGGCCGAACTCCGCGAGGAGTTGGTCAGTCGGATCAGCCGCGTCGTTGACGCCGCACGCGAACAGGACAAGCGACTCGTCCCGCTCGCAACGCCGCTGTCCGCCTCGCCCGACGAAATCCCCTACCGCGAGAAGACGAGTACCGACCTCCAGCGCCGGATCGTCGGGCCCGCCTTCGACGACGCCCGTGTCTGCGCCGGCACACACGTTCACTTCGAACAATCGAACGTCGCCGACCAGCTCAACGCACTGACCGCGGTCGATCCGGCCTTCGCGCTGGTCAACAGTTCGGCGCACTACCGCGGCGAACGCATCCTCGAGTGCGCCCGGCCGTTCCTCTACCGGCGGTCGTGTTACGAAACCTGTCCCGAACAGGGCCAGCTCCGACCCTACGTCGATAGTGTCGACGAGTGGGAACGGCGACTCGAGGACGCCTACGACGGATTCCGCGAGCGTGCACTCGAGCGTGGTGTCGACCCCGACGCGTTCGACGACAAGTTCGACCCCTACGAGGCAGCCTGGAACCCAGTCCGATTGCGAACCGCGATGCCGACCGTCGAGTGGCGCTCGCCCGACACAGCCCTGCCGAGTCAGGTGCTCCGACTCGCGGACGAGGTGCGATCGATCGTCACACGAGCGGACGCCCACGGAACGGTGGTCGATGGCTCGGAGCGCCCGTCGGAGTCCGACGCGATTATCGATTCGAACGCGGCCACTGCCGACCCGCTCCACCTCCCCGCGTTCGATACCGTCGAATCGATCACCGACGCAGCGATCCACGACGGACTCGAGAATCAGGCCGTCCAGCGCTACCTGCGCGGACTCGGGTTCACCCCGCCAGCGTACGATCCGCTTGCCGACCGCGTAACCGACTCGTGGCTGACCAAACGACGCGCGAAACGATTGCGACTCCGGGCCGCCGACCGGCTTGAGGCCGACCTCGAGCGGCGTCGCGTTCGCGCCTGA
- a CDS encoding RNA-binding domain-containing protein: MPEIYEQEEASIGVAEIRYAIEAGRGERTEFYATIPENEDRLAVTACSLANNGGGQILIGVDKEGNRIGIDSPNVEEIVKEVLDRNLERRRDRKYFTSVEETNNCNILIIIIDEFKDFPLMADGRFYIRHQRDDLLLTPVDVFYLMRGIEPDEIEQDQRS, encoded by the coding sequence ATGCCGGAAATATACGAACAAGAAGAAGCATCTATTGGGGTTGCCGAAATACGGTATGCTATTGAAGCCGGTAGAGGTGAGCGTACAGAATTTTATGCTACAATACCAGAAAATGAAGATCGTCTTGCTGTGACTGCTTGTAGTTTAGCTAACAACGGCGGTGGCCAAATTCTCATAGGGGTTGATAAAGAAGGAAACAGGATTGGTATTGATAGTCCTAATGTTGAAGAGATTGTAAAAGAGGTATTGGATAGAAACCTTGAAAGAAGGCGTGATCGAAAGTACTTTACATCCGTTGAGGAGACCAATAATTGTAATATTCTAATAATAATAATTGACGAGTTTAAGGACTTCCCCTTGATGGCAGATGGTCGTTTTTATATTCGACACCAGAGAGATGATCTACTTCTCACTCCAGTTGATGTATTTTACCTAATGCGTGGAATTGAACCTGATGAAATAGAACAAGATCAGAGATCGTGA
- a CDS encoding tyrosine-type recombinase/integrase, whose product MSDDLEPIPPHEAVEMYHDAMRDEHADSTRESERYRLESFIQFCDENDITDLTTLSGRDLYKYRTWRREGKGDGRGPIKLVTLKGQLASLRRFLRFAANIDAVPAELYEQVTLPTMKNGEDVSETTLKPERAIEILDYLEHAQPASRDHIIVLLLWRTGARTGAVRGLDLRDLDLDGSHPRVTGPAVQFVHRPDTETPLKNQDKGTRWNRISEKTASYLEDYIEYHRHDVTDDHGREPLLTTEYGRPAGNTFRTTLYRVTRPCWRGEPCPHDRDVETCDATHLDHASKCPSSRSPHDLRSGRVTFYRREDVPRRVVKDRLNASEDILDRHYDRRSDREQAEQRSDFLPDL is encoded by the coding sequence ATGAGCGACGACCTCGAACCCATTCCGCCGCACGAAGCGGTCGAAATGTATCACGATGCAATGCGCGACGAGCACGCGGATTCGACTCGTGAGAGCGAGCGATACCGACTCGAGTCGTTCATTCAGTTCTGCGATGAGAACGATATAACAGATCTAACGACCCTCTCTGGGCGGGATTTGTACAAGTACCGAACGTGGCGTCGCGAGGGGAAAGGCGACGGTCGCGGTCCGATCAAACTGGTCACGCTCAAGGGCCAACTCGCGTCGTTACGCCGATTCCTGCGATTCGCGGCCAACATCGATGCCGTCCCCGCGGAGTTGTACGAGCAGGTCACGCTGCCGACGATGAAAAACGGCGAGGACGTATCGGAGACGACCCTGAAGCCCGAACGGGCAATCGAGATTCTCGACTATCTGGAACACGCACAGCCCGCGTCTCGCGACCACATTATCGTTCTCCTGCTGTGGCGGACCGGCGCACGAACTGGTGCCGTCCGCGGGCTCGATCTCCGCGACCTAGATCTTGACGGGAGCCACCCGCGGGTGACCGGTCCCGCAGTCCAATTCGTTCACCGTCCCGACACCGAGACGCCGCTCAAGAATCAGGACAAGGGAACCCGTTGGAACCGGATTAGCGAAAAGACGGCCAGCTACCTCGAGGACTATATTGAGTACCACCGCCACGACGTAACTGACGACCACGGCCGTGAGCCGCTTCTCACGACCGAGTATGGCCGACCAGCGGGGAACACGTTTCGGACCACGCTGTACCGCGTTACACGTCCGTGCTGGCGCGGCGAACCGTGCCCGCACGATCGGGATGTCGAGACCTGCGACGCGACCCACCTCGATCACGCGAGTAAGTGTCCATCGTCGCGGTCTCCGCACGATCTCCGAAGCGGCCGGGTGACTTTCTACCGGCGCGAGGACGTTCCCCGACGAGTTGTCAAAGATCGCCTCAACGCGAGCGAGGACATCCTCGATCGGCACTACGATCGCCGATCGGACCGCGAACAGGCCGAACAGCGCAGCGATTTCCTCCCCGACCTGTGA
- a CDS encoding VOC family protein gives MSNESQNPVTPELPDSPVHTTGTDHITIWGSNEADTIAFYQDLLGMPLVLRQPNLDDPSQTHLFFDTGDGRILTFFVSDDRSSNQRGQRGGTGAVHHLCFSVDPDDYEDTMEALEEAGHQYNVFDRGIFHSIYTTDNNGLVIELSTDKYEVPDDRRGEVLAKAQELREEDGADYAKDEHLRGAIEALGLELIEHDLPEASTGVGGVQ, from the coding sequence ATGTCTAACGAATCACAGAATCCAGTCACGCCGGAACTACCCGACAGCCCCGTCCACACGACGGGTACCGACCACATCACTATCTGGGGGAGCAACGAGGCCGATACGATCGCGTTCTATCAGGATCTGCTCGGAATGCCGCTCGTCCTTCGTCAGCCGAATCTCGACGATCCCTCGCAGACGCACCTGTTCTTCGATACGGGCGACGGTCGCATCCTCACTTTCTTCGTCAGCGACGACCGCTCATCGAACCAGCGAGGCCAGCGTGGCGGAACCGGTGCCGTCCACCACCTCTGTTTCAGCGTTGACCCCGACGACTACGAGGACACGATGGAGGCCCTCGAAGAGGCAGGTCACCAGTACAATGTCTTCGACCGGGGCATCTTCCACTCGATCTACACCACGGACAACAACGGCCTCGTCATCGAACTCTCGACGGACAAGTACGAGGTCCCCGACGACCGCCGCGGCGAGGTGCTGGCGAAGGCCCAGGAACTCCGCGAGGAAGACGGTGCCGACTACGCCAAGGACGAGCACCTCCGCGGTGCCATCGAGGCGCTCGGTCTCGAGCTCATCGAACACGACCTGCCCGAGGCCAGCACTGGCGTCGGTGGTGTCCAATGA
- a CDS encoding FAD-dependent oxidoreductase, translated as MSDEATADDASVIVVGGGPAGLSAALFTAKNGLETTVFDTDGTWMHKAHLFNYLGIGSVGGSEFMATARQQVDDFGVDRRQGEEVTAVSEAGDGFAVETDEGSYEADFVVLATGANRELAEDLGVAFTDEDVVDVGVDTETSVEGVYATGAMVRPEEWQAAIAVGDGAAAGLNILTKVRGEHYHDFDVPADAERVFGELIAE; from the coding sequence ATGAGCGACGAAGCGACTGCAGACGACGCGTCAGTGATTGTTGTCGGCGGCGGCCCCGCCGGACTGAGTGCGGCCCTCTTTACCGCGAAGAACGGCCTCGAGACGACAGTGTTCGATACCGACGGAACCTGGATGCACAAGGCTCACCTGTTCAACTACCTCGGAATCGGCTCGGTCGGCGGCAGCGAGTTCATGGCGACGGCCCGCCAGCAGGTCGACGACTTCGGCGTCGATCGCAGACAGGGCGAGGAAGTGACCGCGGTCAGCGAGGCCGGCGACGGGTTCGCAGTCGAGACCGACGAGGGGAGCTATGAGGCTGACTTCGTCGTCCTCGCGACCGGTGCGAACCGCGAACTCGCCGAGGACCTCGGTGTGGCGTTCACTGACGAGGATGTCGTCGATGTCGGCGTCGATACCGAGACGAGCGTCGAGGGGGTCTACGCGACCGGCGCAATGGTCCGACCCGAGGAGTGGCAGGCTGCGATCGCCGTCGGCGACGGTGCCGCCGCGGGACTTAACATCCTGACGAAAGTACGTGGGGAACACTACCACGACTTCGACGTTCCCGCAGACGCCGAGCGCGTCTTCGGCGAACTGATCGCGGAGTAA